The genomic interval AAGAAAGTCGAGAACGTCGTCTTCGACCGCGGCGGCCACATTTATCACGGCAAGGTGAAAGCCCTGGCGGACGCGGCCCGCGAAGGCGGATTGAAATTCTAGAATACCATGGCACAACCACACAGCGGCGGCGGACGACGGCAGGAACGCCACACAGACAAAAGTTCAGCAGCGAGAGGGGACACGACCGAGAAGGTGGTCTTCATCAATCGTTGCGCGAAGGTCGTTAAAGGCGGCCGGCGTTTCAGCTTCAGCGCCCTTATCGTCGCGGGCGACCATGATGGCCAGGTGGGCGTCGGATTCGGAAAAGCGAACGAGGTCGCGGAGGCGATCCGGAAAGCTTCCGAAGCGGCCCGCAAATCGATGGAGAAAATGTCGCTCCACGAAAACACCATTCCGCACGAAACCATTGGCGAATTTGGTGGTGGGCGAGTGTTGCTGCGTCCGGCTTCCCCGGGAACGGGCGTGATCGCCGGCGGCGGAGTCCGCGCGGTGGTCGAGGCGGTGGGAATCCGCGACGTCCTCGCGAAGTCACTCGGCTCCAGCAATCACTCCAATGTGGTCAAGGCTACGATTGAAGCATTGCGCGCCCTGCGCCGGCGCGATGAAATTTTGAAGACCCGCGGGATCCGGGTGAACGAGCAAAAGGAGACTGAGCAATCATGATCCGGCTGCACAACATGCAAACGCGGCCCGGCTCAAAGCACCGGGTCAAGCGTCTCGGGTGCGGAGAAAGCTCCGGCCACGGCAAGACGAGCGGTAAGGGCCATAAGGGACAGAAAGCGCGCTCCGGCGGCAGCCTGCGTCTCGGATTTGAAGGCGGCCAGATGCCGCTGATTCGGCGACTGCCGAAACGCGGGTTCAACAACGCTGCTTTTCACAAGAATTACTCGATCGTTAACCTCAGCGACCTGAGTTCTTTCAAGGAAGGCACGGTCGTGAACGAGCAGCTTCTCCGGGAATCGAAGGTGATTCGTGGCCAGGGAGCCGGTCTCAAGATTTTGGGAGACGGCGAATTGAAACACGCGCTCACGATCGAGGCGGACAAGATCAGTGCTTCCGCCCGGGAGAAAATCGAGAAGGCTGGCGGCACCGTAACCATGCGGGAAAAGCCGGTCCAGGGGTCTCGGGCCGAGCACAAGCCAACTCAGGCGGCGGAACCAGCGGAAGAGGCTTCGGATGCCCAACCGAAGGCGAAGACCAGCAGGAAACCCGCGGCCAAGAAAAAGGCGCCTGCCAAGGCCGCGGCGAAGAAGAAATCAACGCGGAAGCGCTAGTTTTGCGGTTGATCAACAAATCCTAGGCGATGGTCTCGGCGTTTCTCAACACGGTCAAAATTCCGGAACTGCGGCGGCGGATCCTGTTTACCCTCGCGGTCATCGTGATCGTGCGTTTGGGTGCAGCGATCACCACGCCGGGGGTAAACCAGGCCGTTATCCAGGAGTGGTTCCGCACCTCCCTCACCGAGAAAACGGGGAGTAACGTCGCGGCTCTCTTTAATTTGTTCAGTGGCGGGGCCTTGGAAAACTGCGCGATCTTTTCGCTCGGCATCATGCCTTACATCAGCGCGTCGATCATGATGCAGCTGCTTACGGCGGTGATTCCAAAGCTTGGCCGGTTGGCCAAGGAAGACGGCGGGCGCCAGAAAATCATGCAATACACCCGGTATGCGACCGTGGCGCTCTGCCTGGTGCAGGCCTATTTGCTCGCCATCTCATTTCAGCATCCTGAGTCCTACCAGACCATGCTCCCGGGAATTACCGAGACGATGGCGAAGATAGGAATTCCACTCGTGGACGATCCTGGGTTGATGTTCCGGATTGTGACCGTTTTATCTCTCACCACAGGCACATTGTTTTTGATGTGGCTCGGTGATCAAATCACGGAGCGCGGGATTGGAAACGGTATTTCGTTGATCATTACCATCGGCATCGTCGCGCGCCTGCCCGCGGCTTTGGCGCAGGCCTGGAAGACCTTTGTCCCCTCGGCGGAGACGGGCGCCAGCCAGGTCAATCCGGCCATCCTGGTCCTGATGGTGGCGTTCCTGTTTATTGTGATTGCCGCGGTCATCGCGGTGACGCAGGGCGTCCGCAAAATTACCGTGCAATACGCAAAGCGGG from Chthoniobacterales bacterium carries:
- the rpsE gene encoding 30S ribosomal protein S5; its protein translation is MAQPHSGGGRRQERHTDKSSAARGDTTEKVVFINRCAKVVKGGRRFSFSALIVAGDHDGQVGVGFGKANEVAEAIRKASEAARKSMEKMSLHENTIPHETIGEFGGGRVLLRPASPGTGVIAGGGVRAVVEAVGIRDVLAKSLGSSNHSNVVKATIEALRALRRRDEILKTRGIRVNEQKETEQS
- the secY gene encoding preprotein translocase subunit SecY, translating into MVSAFLNTVKIPELRRRILFTLAVIVIVRLGAAITTPGVNQAVIQEWFRTSLTEKTGSNVAALFNLFSGGALENCAIFSLGIMPYISASIMMQLLTAVIPKLGRLAKEDGGRQKIMQYTRYATVALCLVQAYLLAISFQHPESYQTMLPGITETMAKIGIPLVDDPGLMFRIVTVLSLTTGTLFLMWLGDQITERGIGNGISLIITIGIVARLPAALAQAWKTFVPSAETGASQVNPAILVLMVAFLFIVIAAVIAVTQGVRKITVQYAKRVVGRKMYGGQTQYMPLKVNYAGVMPIIFAWALLLFPNVIVSTAFQNSRTAKTISDMLATGWLHYVILAAMIFFFSYFWVATQFQPSQIADDLKKYGGYIPGVRPGKPTADFLDYTMTRLTFAGALFLTAI